The Salvelinus sp. IW2-2015 unplaced genomic scaffold, ASM291031v2 Un_scaffold1418, whole genome shotgun sequence genome window below encodes:
- the LOC112070761 gene encoding tubulin alpha chain, which translates to MRECISMHVGQAGVQMGNACWELYCLEHGIQPDGQMPSDKTCGGGDDSFNTFFSETGAGKHVPRAIFVDLEPTVIDEVRTGTYRQLFHPEQLITGKEDAANNYARGHYTIGKEIIDLVLDRTRKLADQCTGLQGFLIFHSFGGGTGSGFTSLLMERLSVDYGKKSKLEFAVYPAPQVSTAVVEPYNSILTTHTTLEHSDCAFMVDNEAIYDICRRNLDIERPSYTNLNRLIGQIVSSITASLRFDGALNVDLTEFQTNLVPYPRIHFPLATYAPVISAEKAYHEQLSVADITNACFEPANQMVKCDPRHGKYMACCLLYRGDVVPKDVNSAIAAIKTKXXIQFVDWCPTGFKVGINYQPPTXVPGGDLAKVQRAVCMLSNTTAIAEAWARLDHKFDLMYAKRAFVHWYVGEGMEEGEFSEAREDMAALEKDYEEVGTDSVGEEDEEGEEY; encoded by the exons ATG CGTGAGTGTATCTCTATGCATGTGGGCCAAGCCGGAGTCCAGATGGGTAACGCCTGTTGGGAGCTGTACTGCCTGGAGCATGGGATCCAGCCAGACGGACAGATGCCCAGtgacaagacttgtggaggtggaGACGACTCCTTCAACACCTTCTTCAGTGAGACCGGAGCCGGAAAACATGTCCCCCGTGCCATCTTCGTTGATCTGGAGCCCACTGTCATCG ATGAGGTGAGGACAGGTACCTATCGCCAGCTGTTCCACCCTGAGCAGCTCATTACGGGTAAGGAAGATGCTGCCAACAACTACGCCCGCGGTCACTACACCATTGGCAAAGAAATCATTGACCTGGTTCTGGACAGGACACGCAAACTG GCTGACCAGTGCACTGGACTCCAGGGATTCCTCATCTTCCACAGCTTTGGAGGAGGCACCGGTTCTGGTTTCACCTCCCTGCTGATGGAACGTCTGTCTGTSGACTACGGAAAGAAGTCTAAGCTGGAGTTCGCCGTTTACCCAGCTCCCCAGGTGTCCACGGCTGTGGTGGAGCCYTACAACTCTATCCTGACCACYCACACCACCCTGGAACACTCTGACTGTGCCTTCATGGTGGACAATGAGGCCATCTATGATATCTGCCGCAGGAACCTCGATATTGAGCGTCCCTCGTACACCAACCTCAACAGGCTCATTGGCCAGATCGTCTCCTCCATCACTGCCTCCCTGCGATTCGATGGAGCCCTGAATGTtgatctgacagagttccagaccaACTTGGTGCCCTACCCCCGTATCCACTTCCCTCTGGCTACCTATGCCCCAGTCATCTCAGCTGAGAAGGCCTATCATGAGCAGCTGTCAGTCGCTGACATCACAAACGCCTGCTTCGAGCCAGCCaatcagatggtgaagtgtgaccCTCGTCACGGCAAATACATGGCCTGCTGTCTCCTGTACCGTGGYGACGTTGTTCCCAAAGATGTCAACTCTGCCATCGCTGCCATMAARACCAARMGSASCATCCAGTTTGTGGACTGGTGTCCCACTGGCTTCAAGGTGGGTATCAACTACCAGCCCCCTACGGYGGTTCCTGGAGGAGACCTGGCCAAGGTCCAGAGGGCTGTGTGCATGCTGAGYAACACCACAGCYATCGCTGAGGCCTGGGCCCGTYTGGACCACAAGTTTGACCTGATGTATGCCAAGAGAGCCTTCGTGCACTGGTACGTTGGTGAgggcatggaggagggagagttcTCTGAGGCCAGRGAAGACATGGCAGCYCTGGAGAAGGAYTATGAAGAGGTGGGCACTGACAGCGtgggagaagaggatgaggagggagaggaatatTAA